The Nitrospiraceae bacterium genome contains a region encoding:
- the rpoB gene encoding DNA-directed RNA polymerase subunit beta codes for MSETTLQEFVERKDFSRIRTSIDIPDLIEIQKRSYEEFLQMEVEPERRKDYGLQAALASVFPIPDYNNTAVLEYTSYTLGTPKYDERECLEQGMTFAVPLKLRVRLVVFDKEDKGPKKKVLDVREQEVYVGELPLMTERGTFIVNGTERVVVSQLHRSPGASFTHDKGRTHASGKVLYSARIIPYRGSWLDFEFDARDILYVRIDRRRKMPATILLKAFGYSSDDLLKMYYPVEEIRVVKGKLMRKLDPEIHHGLRCSTEVTEKGAKDPLVREGGRLTKGLIAKLKSAGVKEIPVSPAELVGRAVLTELVDSKKHKIAEKNQRLTAEIVEKIAESDIEDFKVIYLDTATATPVILDTLEMERTGSKEEAMVEIYRRLRPGETPSVETARALFDNLFLNSKRYDLSPVGRLKLNKKLELDLPLEQRTLTAQDIVEVIRYLVNLKMGKGEIDDIDHLGNRRVRSVGELLENQFRLGLVRMERSIKERMNLLDMETVLPHDLINAKPVVAAVKEFFSSSQLSQFMDQTNPLAEITHKRRLSALGPGGLTRERAGFEVRDVHPSHYSRICPIETPEGPNIGLITSLATYARINQFGFIEAPYRKVVKGRVTDEIEFLSAIEGDRYIIAQANSKLDGSNRLVSETVSARSGGDFVTATPDKIEYMDVSPKQVVSVATALVPFLEHDDANRALMGSNMQRQAVPLLKSEAPLVGTGMEAVVARDSGYVVQAKRTGVVESVDATRIVVRADSKEGRRGKDSGLDVYDLIKFQRSNQNTCITQTPVVRIGQPVKKGQVLGDGPAIDQGELALGKNVLVAFMPWGGYNFEDAILLSEKLVREDAFTSIHIEEFEVEARDTKLGKEDITRDIPNVGEEALRNLDESGIIRIGAEVKPGDILVGKVTPKGETQLTPEEKLLRAIFGEKAGDVKDTSLTVPPGVEGIIVDVKIFSRKGLDKDERSKTIESEDQMKLQRDHHEELRIIDEEKTKKIRKLLLGKVVGRDLMDPESGDVILKKKGKLTAEILKRLPDETVRYIILSDPEEQKELEDIERRAKEQIEILQTLYDEKVGRLKRGDELPPGVIKLVKVYIAMKRKIQVGDKMAGRHGNKGVVSRVLPEEDMPYLPDGTPVEIVLNPLGVPSRMNVGQILETHLGWAAKALGITVASPVFDGASEKEIKDLLKRGKLPTSGQSQLMDGRTGEPFGSPVTVGYMYVLKLHHLVDDKIHARSIGPYSLVTQQPLGGKAQFGGQRLGEMEVWALQAYGAASTLQEFLTVKSDDVPGRSRMYEAVVKGEPFLEPGLPESFNVLVKELQSLGLDVELVKSQE; via the coding sequence ATGTCCGAAACGACTCTACAAGAGTTCGTGGAACGGAAAGACTTTTCTCGCATTCGCACTAGCATCGATATCCCGGATCTGATCGAGATCCAGAAGCGCTCCTACGAAGAGTTCTTACAAATGGAGGTGGAACCGGAGCGCCGCAAAGATTACGGTCTTCAAGCGGCACTGGCGAGTGTCTTTCCGATTCCTGATTACAACAACACGGCGGTGTTGGAATACACCAGTTACACACTGGGGACACCCAAGTACGATGAGCGCGAATGTCTTGAGCAGGGGATGACCTTTGCCGTGCCCCTCAAGCTGCGCGTCCGGCTGGTGGTGTTCGACAAGGAAGACAAGGGGCCGAAGAAAAAAGTGCTCGATGTTCGCGAGCAGGAGGTCTATGTCGGAGAACTGCCGCTGATGACCGAGCGGGGCACGTTTATCGTGAACGGCACGGAACGCGTGGTCGTCAGCCAATTGCACCGTTCGCCCGGCGCATCGTTTACTCACGACAAGGGGCGGACCCACGCGAGCGGTAAGGTGTTGTACTCCGCCCGCATCATCCCCTATCGCGGCTCGTGGCTCGATTTCGAATTCGACGCCCGCGACATTCTCTACGTGCGCATCGATCGCCGTCGAAAAATGCCGGCGACGATCCTCCTGAAAGCGTTCGGATATTCCAGCGACGATCTCTTGAAGATGTACTACCCGGTCGAGGAAATCCGGGTGGTCAAAGGCAAGTTGATGCGGAAGCTGGACCCCGAGATCCATCACGGTCTGCGCTGTTCCACGGAAGTCACGGAGAAGGGTGCGAAAGATCCGCTGGTCCGTGAGGGAGGAAGGCTGACCAAGGGTCTGATCGCGAAATTGAAATCGGCCGGCGTGAAGGAGATTCCCGTGTCGCCGGCTGAGCTGGTCGGTCGCGCCGTCTTGACCGAGCTCGTCGATTCGAAAAAGCACAAGATCGCTGAGAAAAACCAACGACTGACGGCGGAGATCGTCGAAAAAATTGCCGAGAGCGATATCGAAGACTTCAAGGTCATTTACTTGGACACCGCAACGGCGACTCCGGTGATTCTGGATACGTTGGAGATGGAGCGGACTGGTTCGAAGGAAGAGGCGATGGTCGAGATCTATCGCAGGCTTCGTCCGGGCGAAACCCCATCGGTCGAAACGGCCCGGGCGCTGTTCGACAATTTATTTCTCAACTCGAAGCGGTACGACCTGTCTCCTGTCGGGCGTCTGAAGCTGAACAAAAAACTCGAGCTGGACTTGCCGCTGGAACAGCGGACGTTAACAGCACAGGACATCGTCGAAGTCATTCGCTACCTCGTCAACCTGAAAATGGGCAAGGGCGAGATCGACGACATCGACCATTTGGGAAATCGTCGAGTCCGGTCTGTGGGCGAGCTCTTGGAAAACCAGTTCCGCCTCGGCCTGGTCCGTATGGAGCGCAGCATCAAAGAGCGCATGAACCTGCTCGATATGGAAACCGTGCTGCCGCACGACCTCATCAACGCCAAGCCGGTCGTGGCCGCCGTCAAAGAATTTTTCAGCAGCAGTCAGCTGTCGCAGTTCATGGATCAGACGAACCCACTTGCGGAGATCACGCACAAGCGGCGCCTTTCCGCATTGGGGCCTGGCGGGTTGACGCGTGAACGGGCCGGATTCGAAGTACGCGACGTCCATCCGTCGCATTACAGCCGCATCTGTCCCATCGAGACACCGGAAGGTCCGAACATCGGTCTGATCACGTCGCTCGCGACCTACGCACGGATCAACCAATTCGGGTTCATCGAGGCTCCTTATCGAAAGGTCGTCAAGGGAAGGGTCACGGATGAAATCGAGTTTTTGTCCGCAATCGAAGGGGATCGATACATCATCGCCCAGGCGAACTCAAAACTCGACGGGTCCAATCGGCTGGTCTCGGAAACCGTCTCGGCCCGGTCCGGCGGTGATTTCGTGACGGCCACTCCAGACAAGATCGAATACATGGACGTGTCGCCGAAACAGGTGGTCAGCGTGGCGACTGCGTTGGTCCCGTTTTTGGAACACGACGACGCAAACCGGGCTCTGATGGGATCAAATATGCAACGCCAAGCCGTGCCGCTGTTGAAATCGGAAGCCCCGCTGGTCGGCACTGGGATGGAGGCAGTTGTCGCGCGTGATTCCGGCTATGTGGTGCAGGCCAAGCGGACCGGCGTCGTGGAAAGCGTCGATGCGACGCGCATCGTCGTCCGAGCAGACTCCAAGGAAGGTCGGAGAGGGAAAGATTCGGGTTTGGATGTCTATGACCTTATCAAATTCCAGCGATCAAACCAGAACACATGCATCACTCAAACCCCCGTCGTTCGGATCGGTCAGCCAGTCAAGAAGGGCCAAGTGTTGGGTGACGGTCCGGCGATCGATCAAGGTGAGCTGGCCTTGGGCAAGAATGTCCTCGTCGCGTTTATGCCGTGGGGCGGGTACAACTTCGAAGACGCGATTCTGTTAAGCGAGAAACTCGTGCGGGAAGATGCGTTTACCTCGATTCATATCGAAGAGTTCGAGGTCGAAGCGCGCGATACGAAGCTGGGCAAGGAAGACATCACACGAGACATTCCCAACGTGGGAGAAGAGGCGCTCCGCAATCTCGATGAGAGCGGCATCATCCGTATCGGCGCTGAAGTGAAGCCGGGGGATATTCTCGTGGGAAAGGTCACGCCCAAAGGCGAAACGCAGCTGACCCCAGAAGAAAAACTCCTCCGTGCCATCTTTGGCGAGAAGGCCGGAGACGTCAAGGACACGTCGTTGACGGTGCCCCCCGGTGTCGAGGGCATTATCGTCGACGTCAAGATCTTTTCCCGCAAAGGCCTCGACAAGGATGAACGGTCCAAGACCATCGAGAGCGAAGATCAGATGAAGCTGCAGCGCGACCACCATGAGGAGCTGCGGATCATCGACGAGGAAAAAACGAAGAAGATTCGCAAGTTGCTCTTGGGGAAAGTCGTCGGCCGCGATCTGATGGATCCGGAGAGCGGGGATGTCATTCTCAAAAAGAAGGGCAAGCTCACGGCCGAAATCCTCAAGCGGCTTCCGGATGAAACCGTCCGGTACATCATCCTGAGCGATCCAGAAGAACAGAAGGAGCTCGAGGACATCGAGCGGCGTGCGAAGGAGCAGATCGAAATTCTCCAAACGCTCTACGACGAAAAGGTCGGTCGGTTGAAGCGGGGTGATGAGCTGCCGCCAGGCGTCATCAAGCTGGTGAAGGTGTACATCGCCATGAAGCGGAAGATTCAGGTCGGCGACAAGATGGCCGGCCGCCATGGCAATAAGGGAGTGGTTTCGCGTGTGTTGCCCGAAGAGGACATGCCGTATTTGCCGGATGGGACTCCGGTGGAGATCGTGCTGAATCCGCTGGGCGTGCCGTCTCGTATGAACGTCGGTCAGATTCTAGAAACACACCTCGGATGGGCGGCCAAGGCTCTGGGGATCACCGTTGCAAGCCCGGTATTCGACGGGGCTTCTGAGAAAGAGATCAAGGATTTGCTGAAGAGAGGCAAATTGCCCACCAGCGGACAATCGCAGCTCATGGATGGCAGGACCGGTGAACCGTTCGGGAGTCCGGTCACGGTCGGATACATGTATGTGCTGAAATTGCACCACCTGGTCGACGATAAGATTCACGCTCGTTCGATCGGGCCCTATTCTCTCGTGACCCAACAGCCGCTCGGAGGGAAGGCTCAATTCGGCGGGCAGCGACTGGGTGAAATGGAAGTCTGGGCCTTGCAGGCCTATGGAGCTGCCTCCACGCTCCAGGAGTTTTTGACGGTGAAGTCTGATGACGTGCCGGGCCGGTCTCGTATGTACGAAGCGGTGGTGAAGGGCGAACCGTTCTTAGAACCGGGACTGCCCGAGTCATTCAACGTGTTGGTCAAAGAACTTCAAAGCTTGGGGCTTGATGTCGAGTTGGTGAAGTCACAGGAATAA